A window of Primulina tabacum isolate GXHZ01 chromosome 4, ASM2559414v2, whole genome shotgun sequence contains these coding sequences:
- the LOC142542941 gene encoding U-box domain-containing protein 4-like: MMEISLLNLLLSSITSISESMNYESVKEEMVQKYHLRVEEILKLLKPILHAIGDAELASDEVLQREVTGLRQSVDELREIFENWQSLMSKIYFVLQVDSLVMKVRTHGLEILQLLKSSDRLPSRFSAASLEHCVHKTKLIVPEQTTSSIITKAIMDHVEGSGASPESLEKIAGGLSLKSNQELLIEVVALEKLKENAEQAEKTGEPEHIDQIIALVTHMHDLHVMIKQSQTYSPVPIPTDLFCPLSLEIMTDPVIVASGQTYERAFIRKWIDLGLTVCPKTRHTLAHTNLIPNYTVKALIANWCESNDVKLPNPMISFNFNPSASQLANDQYHGVRRVNSFGPPDGSLDLPIKNSVSSTETQREGASPSHPHPLSENSLAEAAKNGNGSDVERLSPRSFVGRYDDTGEGCLNSGFLLITSQSRNDAAGTDERPLQVHNRTNSAVSTHPNSITRQGEGAGNEVGSHENVRDASGELAAEPQPASDYVTHVPLREPDLLWRPEKRTRGQAIRHRPSERFVSRVVSSPVVDMRPDLEEVETEVKKLVEDLKSSSLLSQIKATEKIRLLARHNMENRLVIANCGAISLLVHLLRSSDLTVQENAVTALLNLSINDNNKTTIANADCIEALIYVLENGNPEAKENSAATLFSLSVIGENKVKIGRLGAIVPLVDLLGNGTPRGKKDAATALFNLSISHENKPLIVQAGAVKYLVELMDPAFGMVDKAVAVLSNLATIPEGKMSISQEGGIPVLVDVIELGSERGKENAAAALLQLCTCSNRFCSIVLQEGAVPPLMALSHYGTPRGREKAQQLLQLLRNKRHGNSRT, encoded by the exons ATGATGGAGATATCATTGCTGAACTTACTTCTCAGCAGCATCACTAGTATTTCCGAATCAATGAATTATGAGAGCGTGAAAGAAGAAATGGTTCAAAAATATCATCTGAGGGTTGAAGAAATATTGAAGTTGTTAAAGCCAATACTTCATGCCATTGGTGATGCAGAACTTGCCTCGGATGAAGTGCTTCAAAGAGAAGTCACAGGACTCCGTCAATCTGTCGATGAATTGAGAGAGATATTTGAAAACTGGCAATCACTGATGAGTAAAATTTACTTT GTTTTACAAGTTGACTCACTTGTGATGAAGGTCCGAACTCATGGTTTGGAAATTCTTCAGTTGCTGAAATCTTCTGATCGCTTACCATCCAGATTCAGTGCTGCATCTCTTGAG CATTGTGTTCATAAAACCAAGCTTATTGTACCTGAACAAACAACATCGTCAATAATAACAAAAGCTATTATGGATCATGTGGAGGGTTCTGGAGCAAGCCCAGAAAGCCTGGAAAAGATTGCTGGTGGCTTGAGCTTAAAGTCGAACCAGGAACTACTGATTGAGGTCGTGGCTCTTGAGAAATTGAAAGAAAATGCTGAACAGGCTGAAAAGACTGGTGAACCCGAGCATATAGATCAAATTATTGCGCTGGTTACACACATGCATGACCTTCATGTGATGATCAAGCAGTCCCAAACCTATAGTCCTGTCCCAATACCTACTGATTTATTTTGCCCTCTGTCTCTTGAAATCATGACTGATCCTGTTATTGTTGCATCCGGGCAAACTTATGAGCGTGCTTTTATACGGAAGTGGATAGATCTTGGGCTTACTGTTTGTCCAAAGACACGGCATACTTTAGCGCATACAAATCTTATTCCTAATTATACTGTAAAGGCACTCATCGCAAATTGGTGTGAATCAAATGATGTGAAGCTGCCCAATCCAATGATATCTTTCAACTTCAACCCATCTGCTTCACAACTTGCAAATGATCAGTACCATGGAGTAAGGAGGGTCAATAGTTTTGGCCCACCAGATGGGTCATTGGATCTTCCAATAAAGAATTCAGTATCATCAACTGAAACCCAAAGAGAGGGAGCATCTCCATCTCATCCTCATCCATTATCAGAGAATTCGTTGGCAGAAGCTGCTAAAAATGGAAATGGTTCAGACGTAGAAAGATTGTCCCCAAGAAGTTTTGTAGGCAGGTACGACGACACAGGAGAGGGATGTTTGAACTCAGGTTTTCTTCTCATTACATCCCAATCTAGAAATGATGCTGCTGGTACCGATGAACGGCCGTTACAGGTTCATAATCGAACTAATTCAGCAGTCAGCACTCATCCTAATTCTATTACTCGTCAAGGAGAAGGAGCTGGCAATGAAGTGGGTTCACATGAGAATGTCCGTGATGCTTCTGGAGAGCTTGCTGCAGAACCCCAACCTGCTTCAGACTATGTTACCCATGTACCTCTGAGAGAGCCTGATTTATTATGGAGGCCGGAGAAAAGAACTCGTGGCCAAGCAATTCGGCACAGGCCATCCGAGAGATTTGTTTCAAGAGTTGTTTCTTCTCCTGTTGTTGATATGAGACCTGATCTCGAAGAAGTTGAAACCGAAGTTAAGAAGTTGGTTGAGGATCTTAAGAGTAGTTCTCTTCTCTCACAAATTAAGGCCACGGAAAAGATTCGGTTACTTGCCAGGCATAACATGGAAAACCGACTAGTAATTGCAAATTGTGGGGCTATCAGTTTGTTGGTCCATCTGCTCCGTTCATCTGACTTGACTGTCCAGGAAAATGCTGTTACTGCTCTTCTCAACCTCTCAATCAACGATAACAACAAGACTACCATTGCAAATGCTGATTGTATTGAAGCCCTGATTTACGTCCTTGAGAATGGGAACCCCGAAGCAAAGGAGAATTCCGCTGCAACCCTCTTCAGCCTCTCCGTGATTGGAGAAAACAAAGTCAAGATCGGAAGGTTGGGAGCAATCGTTCCCTTGGTTGATTTACTGGGAAATGGAACTCCAAGAGGCAAGAAAGATGCAGCCACTGCTTTATTTAATCTGTCAATCAGTCATGAGAACAAGCCCCTTATCGTGCAGGCAGGTGCAGTGAAGTACCTTGTAGAGTTGATGGACCCTGCGTTTGGGATGGTTGACAAGGCAGTGGCCGTGTTATCTAATCTTGCCACCATTCCAGAGGGAAAGATGTCGATAAGTCAGGAAGGGGGAATCCCAGTTCTAGTTGATGTCATTGAGCTAGGTTCTGAACGGGGTAAAGAGAATGCAGCTGCAGCTCTCCTGCAGTTGTGCACTTGTAGCAACAGATTTTGCAGTATCGTCCTGCAGGAAGGTGCCGTCCCTCCACTGATGGCATTGTCGCATTATGGCACACCAAGAGGCAGAGAAAAG GCGCAGCAACTTCTTCAGCTCCTTAGAAACAAACGGCATGGCAATTCTCGGACTTGA
- the LOC142542942 gene encoding plastidal glycolate/glycerate translocator 1, chloroplastic-like, translating into MASISPFLSPFLVHRCTYHGVIPNQVRLASVKKPRKVCSLVFSVGARKADDSHGEVAETLRPVNALGPDSRFLVFEAPKTHTKKRVAVKSSGSETGLTSGGVQTMVLKLLHLVVSLGIIVFMDKLLKKAFVDAAIKFPSALFGMFCIFTILIVLDAIIPKAATTLLDFFQPALLFIQRWLPLFYVPSLVVLPLAVKDIPAASGFKILLIVVGGWLASLSVAGFTAIAVRKLVRTEMIPTEPMPKPSPFSSLELWLWGGIFLASFVSAFFYPTALGTNARTCLPFLLASTVLGYIIGSGLPTQVKTVFHPIICCTLSADLAAFAYGKLSNCGLKPVLGYYLTKASSNPGAGDLLMGFLGSVILSFAFSMFRQKKLVQRHASEIFTSVIISTLFSLYSTALIGRLVGLEPSLTISILPRCITVALALSIVTFFEGPNPSLTAAVVVVTGLVGANFVQTTLDRLGFRDPIARGIATASSAHGLGTAALSAKEPEALPFCAIAYALTGIFGSVICSIPAVRQSLLAIIG; encoded by the exons ATGGCCTCCATCTCTCCGTTTCTTTCTCCTTTTCTTGTTCATCGTTGCACCTACCACGGTGTTATACCCAATCAAGTCCGTTTGGCTTCTGTCAAAAAACCCAGAAAAGTTTGCTCACTAGTGTTTTCGGTTGGAGCTCGGAAAGCAGACGACAGTCATGGCGAAGTGGCTGAAACTCTGCGACCCGTTAATGCTCTTGGACCCGATTCGAGATTCTTGGTTTTTGAAGCTCCTAAAACACATACCAAGAAAAGGGTTGCTGTGAAATCCTCTGGATCAGAGACTGGTTTAACTTCTGGAGGAGTTCAGACAATG GTTTTAAAGCTGTTGCATTTGGTGGTTTCGTTGGGGATCATAGTATTCATGGATAAGCTATTAAAGAAGGCATTTGTGGATGCTGCCATTAAGTTCCCAAGTGCTCTATTTGGGATGTTCTGTATATTCACCATTTTGATTGTTCTTGATGCCATCATCCCCAAAGCAGCGACTACTCTGCTCGACTTTTTTCAGCCAGCGCTTCTGTTTATTCAACGGTGGCTCCCGTTGTTTTACGTGCCTTCTTTGGTGGTTCTGCCTCTTGCTGTCAAAGATATACCTGCTGCTTCTGGATTTAAAATCCTTCTCATTGTAG TTGGAGGTTGGCTGGCTTCACTGTCTGTGGCAGGTTTTACGGCTATAGCAGTAAGAAAATTGGTTAGGACAGAAATGATACCAACCGAACCAATGCCTAAGCCTTCTCCATTTTCTTCACTCGAATTATGGCTTTGGGGCGGTATTTTCCTCGCATCATTCGTGTCAGCCTTTTTCTACCCCACTGCACTTGGAACCAATGCTAGAACATGTCTGCCATTTCTCCTCGCTTCTACCGTTCTAGGCTACATAATCGGTTCCGG GCTACCGACTCAAGTGAAAACGGTTTTCCATCCCATTATTTGCTGTACGCTCTCAGCAGATTTAGCAGCATTCGCTTATGGAAAACTGTCAAATTGCGGGCTTAAACCTGTTCTTG GTTATTATCTTACTAAGGCTTCATCAAATCCTGGAGCTGGTGACCTGTTAATGGGATTTCTTGGATCTGTTATTCTCTCCTTCGCATTCTCAATGTTCCGACAAAAAAAG ctGGTTCAGAGGCATGCATCAGAAATATTCACCTCAGTGATAATATCCACCTTGTTTTCTTTGTACTCCACGGCTCTCATAGGACGTCTGGTCGGCCTGGAACCGTCCCTAACCATCTCAATCCTACCCAGATGCATAACTGTGGCACTTGCCCTCAGCATCGTGACTTTCTTTGAAG GTCCCAATCCATCTCTCACAGCTGCTGTAGTCGTAGTAACCGGACTTGTTGGCGCCAACTTTGTTCAGACAACTCTTGACCGATTAGGATTCCGTGACCCCATTGCGCGAGGAATAGCTACCGCATCAAG TGCTCACGGATTGGGAACAGCTGCGTTATCAGCTAAGGAACCCGAGGCTCTTCCATTTTGTGCAATTGCATATGCTCTCACTGGCATTTTTGGCTCTGTCATTTGCTCTATTCCTGCCGTTAGGCAAAGCCTGCTAGCCATAATTggctga